The Sulfurimonas hydrogeniphila genome includes a window with the following:
- a CDS encoding cobalt-precorrin-4/precorrin-4 C(11)-methyltransferase, with translation MIKFVGAGPGDPELITVKGMKALQDAEVVLYTGSLVPKELLKWCQEGTIIENSADMSYEDIFSFIKKYAQNKFVRLHTGDSSIYSTIAKQIKFLRSENIDFEIIPGVTAAFGAAASAGIEYTIPGVSQTLIISRIEGRTPNPESLEQLLSNKHSSFAFYLSISLIQKLKETAYKLGYSKDTPCWVVEKATWSDEKIYKATISTIQEQVLHVKGVALIMFGKFLHQNSTAESHLYADKYKQESQRKSKSL, from the coding sequence ATGATTAAATTTGTAGGAGCGGGTCCAGGGGATCCTGAACTTATAACTGTAAAAGGGATGAAAGCCTTACAGGACGCTGAAGTAGTTTTATACACAGGTTCCCTTGTTCCAAAAGAGCTACTTAAGTGGTGTCAAGAGGGAACGATTATAGAAAACTCGGCAGATATGAGTTATGAGGATATTTTTAGCTTTATAAAAAAATATGCCCAGAATAAATTTGTGCGTTTGCATACGGGGGACAGCTCTATTTACTCTACCATAGCCAAACAGATAAAATTTTTAAGAAGTGAAAATATAGATTTTGAGATTATTCCGGGAGTTACTGCAGCATTTGGTGCGGCAGCATCGGCGGGTATTGAATATACTATTCCCGGAGTATCACAGACGCTTATTATCTCCCGTATTGAGGGGCGTACTCCAAATCCAGAAAGTCTGGAACAACTTTTGTCAAACAAGCACTCTTCTTTTGCGTTTTATCTCTCTATCTCACTTATACAAAAACTCAAAGAGACAGCTTATAAATTAGGCTATAGCAAAGATACACCTTGCTGGGTTGTTGAAAAAGCGACATGGTCTGATGAAAAAATTTATAAAGCCACTATTTCTACTATACAAGAGCAGGTTTTACATGTAAAGGGTGTTGCACTCATCATGTTTGGCAAATTTTTACACCAAAACTCAACGGCAGAATCTCATCTGTACGCAGACAAATACAAACAAGAGAGTCAAAGGAAATCAAAATCATTATGA
- a CDS encoding sirohydrochlorin cobaltochelatase, producing the protein MKRYRHYNKGTAIILSCFGSVIEQEKYLEFEKFIQDSFTEIPVFTAFSSKMVIKELAKKGEVYKNLPQVMADVDMEGYKRYIIVSVNIFPTDEHEVLMRMVKGFREFSLANIRYTNPLLQKTKETSLYLKALDERIRQKKEDIINLYIIHGVPVLNIGGLEAVSYAANFLRMLNERNLTCSLEGEFPFYAVKDAIKRDILKLTQGDKERKVQIVPMLLVSGNHYDKDMKEICEEVSEYADASIVQPITQDEKFNLIEQEEVREIFRKNIEIELKKLGL; encoded by the coding sequence ATGAAACGATATAGACATTATAACAAAGGCACGGCAATAATTCTCTCCTGTTTTGGTTCGGTGATAGAGCAGGAAAAATATTTGGAGTTTGAAAAATTTATACAAGACTCCTTTACAGAGATTCCTGTTTTTACTGCATTTTCTTCAAAAATGGTCATTAAAGAGTTGGCAAAAAAAGGCGAAGTATATAAAAATCTTCCTCAGGTGATGGCAGATGTTGATATGGAGGGTTATAAGCGTTATATCATAGTAAGTGTAAATATTTTCCCGACAGATGAACATGAAGTCCTTATGAGAATGGTTAAAGGATTTCGGGAGTTTTCTTTAGCAAATATTAGATATACGAACCCTCTATTACAAAAAACAAAAGAGACATCACTTTATCTTAAAGCACTTGATGAACGTATACGACAGAAAAAAGAAGACATTATTAACCTTTATATCATCCATGGTGTTCCTGTTTTAAATATCGGTGGACTTGAAGCTGTCAGTTACGCAGCAAACTTTTTAAGAATGCTCAATGAAAGAAATCTCACCTGTTCCTTAGAGGGAGAGTTTCCATTTTATGCTGTAAAAGATGCCATCAAACGCGACATACTCAAACTCACGCAAGGTGATAAAGAGCGAAAAGTTCAAATTGTTCCTATGCTTCTGGTCAGTGGGAATCACTACGACAAAGATATGAAAGAGATATGTGAAGAAGTGAGCGAGTATGCAGATGCAAGTATTGTTCAGCCAATCACACAAGATGAAAAGTTCAACCTCATAGAGCAAGAAGAAGTTCGAGAAATATTTAGAAAAAATATTGAGATAGAGCTCAAGAAATTAGGATTATAA
- a CDS encoding energy-coupling factor ABC transporter permease gives MHIEAGVVEGAKMFLSYGTATAVLGATAKTAYDNIKENGALSLVFKSIIATIIVFCCFEVLPHYPIGVSEVHLILGTTIFLVFGIAPAAIGLALGLLIQGLFFAQFDLPQYGINVTTLLASMFVLNIAAKKVIPEGVAYKDISYTQLLKLSVVWEGSIVSWVAFWALYGQGFEVENLQNIATFGAAYMSVIIIEPLVDIAVLTAVKAYDKTNECAFLFDKKLCHA, from the coding sequence ATGCATATAGAAGCAGGCGTAGTTGAAGGCGCTAAAATGTTTTTGAGCTATGGAACTGCAACAGCAGTGCTTGGAGCTACAGCAAAAACAGCGTATGACAATATCAAGGAAAATGGTGCTTTGTCTTTAGTATTTAAAAGTATAATAGCAACGATTATAGTATTTTGTTGTTTTGAAGTTTTACCACACTACCCAATAGGTGTAAGTGAAGTGCATCTTATTTTAGGAACAACCATATTTTTAGTATTTGGCATTGCTCCTGCCGCAATTGGTTTGGCTTTGGGACTTTTAATTCAGGGACTTTTCTTTGCTCAGTTTGATTTGCCTCAGTATGGCATCAATGTAACAACGCTTCTTGCAAGTATGTTTGTTTTAAATATAGCAGCAAAAAAAGTGATACCGGAAGGTGTGGCATATAAAGATATAAGCTATACACAACTCTTAAAACTTTCTGTTGTCTGGGAGGGGAGTATTGTTTCATGGGTTGCTTTTTGGGCACTTTATGGGCAAGGATTTGAAGTTGAAAATTTACAAAACATTGCTACTTTCGGTGCGGCGTACATGTCTGTGATTATTATAGAACCTTTGGTAGACATTGCAGTTTTAACTGCCGTAAAAGCTTACGACAAAACAAATGAATGTGCATTTTTATTTGACAAAAAACTTTGTCATGCGTAA
- a CDS encoding phosphotransferase, producing the protein MGVKTELTLEQLCRIFPDYGFKQIIPTTNGIMDTTYIVKNSKNSYILKKYERETGKKVQTEQALLKHLFTCKLNTPQFLEEKNGWYLYSKLQGSMPKNIQLFHIRALARFLAQFHTVSKDFTDASPFLNAYNINSMLDFVKKNHFYYYKKLCSLQNLRQKNEGFIHGDIFKDNTLFHKNNIAVFDFIDGGLGEFAFDASVALLSFNPKNRQLYTKMFLATYNQKRNKKITTAKLQKQRNIAANFYALLRINHDKKTKRAKEMYSAF; encoded by the coding sequence ATGGGTGTCAAAACAGAATTAACGCTTGAACAACTATGTCGGATTTTTCCCGACTATGGTTTTAAGCAAATTATCCCCACAACAAACGGCATAATGGATACAACCTACATTGTAAAAAACAGCAAAAACAGCTATATTTTAAAAAAATATGAAAGAGAGACGGGCAAAAAGGTGCAAACAGAACAGGCACTTTTAAAGCATCTCTTTACATGTAAACTCAATACACCGCAGTTTTTGGAAGAAAAAAATGGCTGGTATCTCTACTCAAAACTCCAGGGCAGTATGCCAAAAAACATACAACTCTTCCATATTCGCGCACTCGCAAGATTTTTGGCACAATTTCATACTGTGAGTAAAGATTTTACGGATGCTTCTCCTTTTTTAAACGCATACAATATCAACAGTATGCTGGATTTTGTAAAGAAAAATCATTTTTATTATTATAAAAAGCTCTGCTCACTGCAAAATTTACGCCAAAAGAACGAAGGTTTCATCCATGGAGACATTTTCAAAGACAATACCCTTTTTCACAAAAACAACATAGCCGTATTTGATTTTATAGACGGCGGTTTGGGAGAGTTTGCCTTTGACGCGAGCGTAGCCCTGCTCTCTTTCAATCCAAAAAACAGGCAACTCTACACAAAAATGTTCTTGGCGACATACAACCAAAAAAGAAATAAAAAAATCACCACAGCAAAGCTACAAAAACAGCGCAACATAGCAGCAAACTTCTATGCCCTTCTGCGAATAAACCATGACAAAAAAACAAAACGTGCCAAAGAAATGTATAGTGCCTTCTAA
- a CDS encoding precorrin-3B C(17)-methyltransferase — MGKLTLVSTGAGGDRYLTQEAINAIREADLVVAYTKYAKDLPELVADKEVFTTPMTKEIERVQHAIDEAKKGRTVALLSNGDANVYAMGSLVVELIDTLDLWESIEYSALPGISSVLALASEVGAPISQDFCLISLSDRLTDAGLIQKRLRLALEGDFIISIYNPKSRSRLEPYEGMLEQLKNIDANRPVVVARDLGRENQMIKIITAKELIDAGVENEDVNMSTTLLIGNSTTKLTRDGRVLTPRGYLNKYDLSGMQKGEWEKIN, encoded by the coding sequence ATGGGAAAATTAACATTAGTCTCAACCGGCGCAGGTGGTGACAGATATTTGACACAAGAGGCAATAAACGCAATACGTGAAGCGGATTTAGTTGTAGCTTATACCAAATATGCCAAGGATTTACCAGAATTGGTAGCAGATAAAGAGGTTTTTACGACGCCAATGACAAAAGAGATAGAACGTGTTCAGCATGCCATAGATGAAGCTAAAAAAGGCAGGACTGTTGCATTGCTTTCAAATGGTGATGCAAATGTTTATGCTATGGGTTCTTTGGTTGTTGAACTTATAGATACGCTTGACTTGTGGGAAAGTATAGAATATTCGGCTTTACCTGGGATTAGTTCTGTTTTAGCACTTGCGAGTGAAGTCGGTGCGCCTATTAGTCAAGATTTTTGTCTTATATCACTTTCTGATAGGCTAACAGATGCTGGGTTGATTCAAAAACGATTACGTTTGGCTTTGGAGGGAGATTTCATTATCTCAATTTATAACCCAAAAAGTAGAAGTAGACTTGAGCCGTATGAAGGAATGCTAGAACAGTTGAAAAATATTGATGCAAATCGCCCTGTAGTAGTTGCAAGAGATTTAGGGCGTGAAAATCAGATGATAAAAATAATTACAGCAAAAGAGTTGATAGATGCAGGCGTAGAAAATGAAGATGTAAATATGTCTACGACACTGCTTATAGGAAACTCTACAACAAAACTTACAAGGGATGGCAGAGTTTTAACACCAAGAGGCTATTTAAATAAATATGACTTAAGTGGTATGCAAAAGGGTGAATGGGAAAAGATTAACTAG
- the cbiT gene encoding precorrin-6Y C5,15-methyltransferase (decarboxylating) subunit CbiT — translation MVTIAGSGMGEYNFKNIDVDFSKFDMIFCDQNYETPLPNVTKGNFKVVKEAILNNLDKELLYVVSGSPTFFSGAILIINALKKQKIAFKIIDNTSSLNYMLAHEGVSLVKTGIITLHGKNFVDLQNFLTKEYTFIVCDNDTPRVLSQAISFLDEDDISITLGEKFGYEDETFSTTTLQKMLEKSPRMPYSLLVKRKYKPLPNISSEESIEHENGMITKSYKRHISLQNLELQPNMLLWDIGAGSGSVSIDGYKRYKVKTILFEKNPKRSAMIKNSLKKHKVLDTKLYEGEASEAYKKELSTPERIFIGGGGQKVIAELEYLYGRLAKGGILVANFVTLTNLTQAITVLRKAKISFDVKSISLTTYKMSLLMPEPERIMHQIILKKEIND, via the coding sequence ATGGTAACAATAGCAGGCTCAGGGATGGGTGAATATAATTTTAAGAATATAGATGTTGATTTCTCAAAATTTGATATGATTTTTTGCGATCAAAACTATGAAACCCCTTTGCCAAATGTGACAAAGGGAAATTTTAAAGTTGTCAAAGAAGCAATATTAAATAATCTTGACAAAGAGTTACTCTATGTAGTCAGTGGTTCACCTACTTTTTTTTCTGGGGCAATTTTAATTATAAATGCACTTAAAAAACAAAAGATTGCTTTCAAAATTATTGATAACACTTCAAGCCTTAATTATATGTTAGCTCATGAGGGTGTAAGTCTTGTTAAAACAGGCATTATAACTTTACATGGAAAAAACTTTGTGGATTTACAAAACTTTTTGACAAAAGAGTACACTTTTATTGTTTGTGATAATGATACACCTCGTGTTTTGTCGCAGGCTATAAGTTTTTTAGATGAAGATGACATAAGTATTACACTTGGTGAAAAGTTTGGTTATGAAGATGAGACTTTTTCTACGACAACATTACAAAAAATGCTAGAAAAATCACCTCGTATGCCTTATTCTCTTCTTGTTAAACGAAAGTATAAGCCACTACCTAATATCTCAAGCGAAGAAAGTATTGAACATGAAAACGGGATGATTACCAAAAGCTATAAGCGACATATTTCTTTACAAAACCTTGAACTGCAGCCAAATATGCTTTTGTGGGATATAGGAGCTGGTTCTGGCTCTGTTAGTATAGACGGCTACAAACGTTATAAAGTAAAAACTATTCTTTTTGAAAAAAATCCCAAACGTTCGGCTATGATAAAAAATTCATTAAAAAAGCATAAAGTACTCGATACAAAACTTTATGAAGGCGAAGCAAGTGAAGCATACAAGAAAGAATTAAGCACGCCTGAGAGAATTTTCATCGGTGGTGGCGGACAAAAAGTGATAGCTGAACTTGAGTACCTCTATGGACGCTTAGCCAAAGGCGGTATTCTGGTAGCTAACTTTGTAACACTTACAAACCTAACACAAGCTATCACTGTTTTAAGAAAAGCAAAAATTTCTTTTGACGTTAAAAGCATTAGTCTGACAACTTATAAAATGAGCCTGCTTATGCCAGAACCTGAACGCATTATGCATCAGATTATACTAAAGAAGGAAATAAATGATTAA
- a CDS encoding cobalt-precorrin 5A hydrolase, producing the protein MKIAIATINNPSLEAAKKLLPYLQGHECHIFNKSEDGTTKEAAFHIFTKVDDIMPTAWAEFDAIIFLMATGAVIRKIAPHLKDKATDPAVLIMTLDLKRVIPLLSGHLGGANELANELCAKIEGCVNFVTTASDQIKVLAFDMFAKKYGFTISNLKSLAEVSNAIINKKKVQVISYPCMIEAVKEFEGYKEENFSFFMPDDLGKWDKNIPTVYITPQKLPNSALQIHPQEIVLGLGMNRGTSADEIDKAVTRFCFEHGIKKEQITKLASFSAKADEKGLLQYVSNINKELEFFSEDAINALPEKFSPSQATKFFNIKGVAEPASLLASKNRTLFLSKRIYGAVTIAASF; encoded by the coding sequence ATGAAAATAGCAATAGCAACTATAAATAATCCTTCATTAGAAGCAGCAAAAAAACTTTTACCTTATCTGCAAGGACATGAATGTCATATTTTTAACAAAAGTGAAGATGGTACAACAAAAGAGGCGGCTTTTCACATTTTTACCAAAGTCGATGATATCATGCCTACGGCATGGGCTGAGTTTGACGCCATCATCTTTTTAATGGCAACGGGTGCAGTCATTAGAAAAATTGCACCACACTTAAAAGATAAAGCAACAGACCCTGCTGTGCTCATAATGACGCTTGATTTAAAAAGAGTAATTCCTTTACTTTCAGGGCATTTGGGAGGTGCAAATGAACTTGCCAATGAATTGTGCGCAAAGATAGAAGGCTGTGTGAATTTTGTAACTACGGCAAGTGATCAGATAAAAGTTCTTGCTTTTGATATGTTTGCAAAAAAGTACGGTTTTACTATCAGCAACTTAAAATCTTTAGCAGAGGTTTCCAATGCCATCATCAACAAGAAAAAAGTACAGGTAATAAGCTATCCCTGTATGATTGAGGCAGTAAAAGAGTTTGAAGGTTACAAAGAGGAAAATTTTTCTTTTTTTATGCCAGATGATTTAGGAAAGTGGGATAAAAATATACCGACTGTCTATATTACTCCGCAAAAGCTACCAAATAGTGCACTACAAATTCATCCGCAAGAGATAGTTTTAGGGCTTGGGATGAACAGAGGCACAAGTGCTGATGAAATAGACAAGGCAGTTACAAGATTTTGTTTTGAACACGGTATAAAAAAAGAACAAATTACAAAACTTGCAAGTTTTAGTGCTAAAGCGGATGAAAAAGGTTTACTTCAATATGTTTCAAACATAAACAAAGAGTTAGAATTTTTCAGCGAGGATGCCATTAATGCACTCCCTGAGAAGTTTAGCCCTTCGCAGGCGACAAAGTTTTTTAATATTAAAGGAGTGGCTGAACCGGCTTCTTTATTGGCAAGTAAAAACAGAACACTTTTTTTAAGTAAAAGAATTTACGGCGCGGTAACGATTGCCGCTTCATTTTAA
- a CDS encoding (2Fe-2S) ferredoxin domain-containing protein, translating into MASSLINSHSSSKYGSNPVKKGEVRLNEMGSEVVEGYTCKPKNYDKNRPIMHYKTLLLLCDDERCGKAGKDDRATHLREILKEMGLNKGENRIKISRTGCYGACRFRQVCQVTENTQANGNAKNNALWLRHTHNFTDKQWRELFKLLSEDKILLEMLDEKYFIPMKVYN; encoded by the coding sequence ATGGCAAGTAGTCTGATAAATTCACATTCAAGTTCAAAATACGGTAGTAACCCAGTAAAAAAAGGTGAAGTGCGTCTGAATGAAATGGGCAGTGAAGTGGTTGAAGGCTATACATGTAAACCAAAAAACTATGATAAAAATCGCCCAATTATGCACTATAAAACACTGCTCCTTTTGTGCGATGACGAGCGATGTGGTAAAGCGGGCAAAGATGACAGGGCAACACATTTGCGTGAGATTCTAAAGGAGATGGGGCTTAATAAGGGAGAAAATCGTATAAAGATAAGCCGTACAGGCTGTTATGGAGCATGTAGATTTCGCCAAGTTTGTCAAGTAACAGAAAATACGCAGGCAAATGGTAATGCAAAAAACAACGCACTTTGGTTACGGCACACACATAATTTTACAGACAAGCAGTGGCGAGAACTTTTTAAGCTTTTAAGTGAAGATAAAATTCTTTTAGAGATGTTGGATGAGAAGTATTTTATTCCTATGAAGGTTTATAACTAA
- a CDS encoding cobyrinate a,c-diamide synthase — translation MKKALLISAIASNQGKTLLTMALLYHYKKNVRPFKCGPDFIDPQFHERIAGIPSVNLDGYMMNQVQLQWMLTKYFDKDVAILEGVMGYYDGMDKGASAYDVAKTLNIPSLLILDAGGSYITVAAVLKGLLFFRKDNTIKAVVLNKISSAMHYELVKKHIEAECEGIVVCGWIQKGLQTLNATHLGLDLKELDSYMVEKISKEVLEHIDIEQLESVMKTVLENVSVYPFEKVIKRDEKCVLVKDENFSFVYHDNIEFLKELYKEVQFISSTKDEAIPDDADLVILPGGYVETDSHYAKIKDSHNFKNSLKEHVKTKKVYAECAGFIYLGETCDEKKMSKILPITFTLTKKRERLGYYKCEFDGEVIKGHAFHYSKIIDAPKTDIKLYKVSKKSAKEGGYRQDNIFATYLHTMWRINFCM, via the coding sequence TTGAAAAAAGCATTATTAATCTCTGCAATCGCATCCAATCAAGGAAAAACACTTCTTACCATGGCTCTCTTGTATCATTATAAGAAGAATGTACGCCCTTTTAAGTGTGGGCCGGATTTTATTGATCCGCAGTTTCACGAACGTATAGCCGGTATTCCATCTGTTAACCTTGATGGATACATGATGAATCAAGTGCAGCTGCAATGGATGTTAACAAAGTATTTTGACAAAGATGTTGCCATTTTGGAAGGTGTTATGGGTTACTATGACGGAATGGACAAGGGTGCAAGTGCTTATGATGTGGCAAAAACTCTCAATATTCCTTCTCTTTTAATTCTGGATGCAGGCGGCAGTTACATAACTGTTGCTGCAGTTTTAAAAGGTTTGCTCTTCTTTAGAAAAGACAATACGATAAAAGCAGTAGTGCTCAACAAAATTTCTTCTGCCATGCACTATGAACTCGTAAAAAAGCATATAGAAGCAGAGTGTGAAGGGATTGTAGTCTGTGGTTGGATACAAAAGGGATTACAAACTTTAAATGCAACGCACTTGGGGCTTGATTTAAAAGAACTAGATTCTTATATGGTAGAAAAAATTTCAAAAGAGGTATTGGAACATATTGATATAGAGCAGTTAGAATCTGTTATGAAAACTGTTTTAGAAAATGTTAGTGTATACCCCTTTGAGAAAGTAATAAAAAGAGATGAAAAATGTGTACTTGTGAAAGATGAAAACTTTTCTTTTGTGTATCATGACAATATAGAGTTTTTAAAAGAACTTTACAAAGAAGTGCAATTTATAAGCAGTACAAAAGATGAAGCAATTCCAGATGATGCAGATCTTGTGATATTACCGGGTGGCTATGTGGAGACAGATAGCCATTATGCAAAAATAAAAGATTCACATAATTTTAAAAACTCTTTGAAAGAGCACGTCAAAACTAAAAAAGTTTATGCAGAATGTGCCGGGTTTATTTATCTTGGTGAGACTTGTGATGAAAAAAAGATGAGTAAAATATTACCTATAACCTTTACACTCACAAAGAAACGTGAGCGTTTGGGTTACTACAAATGTGAGTTTGATGGAGAGGTCATCAAAGGACATGCTTTTCACTATTCTAAAATTATTGATGCACCAAAAACAGATATAAAGCTCTATAAAGTTTCAAAAAAAAGTGCAAAAGAGGGAGGCTATAGACAAGACAATATTTTTGCTACCTATTTACATACAATGTGGCGTATTAATTTTTGTATGTGA
- a CDS encoding precorrin-8X methylmutase — MDFILEEPPINIGADISEKSFEMIEDEIVSYPKYHEFDENEKALVARLIHTTTCFNEVIDNIYFSKNAMLKLKDLLQNKAKLIVDTNMIRSGLSQFYLNKYENEVICYVNEPEAFEMAEKNATTRSYAAVELAIQKFQNEPMVLACGNAPTFIYAAVNTLIKNKVNLENVMFLLFPVGFVNVVESKEYGKKFIEHFGAEGIILQGRYGASTMVVASLHAAYKLIKDFDTGQGKYNGK, encoded by the coding sequence ATGGACTTTATTCTGGAAGAACCCCCTATAAATATCGGTGCAGATATTAGCGAAAAATCTTTTGAAATGATAGAAGATGAAATTGTTTCTTATCCGAAATACCATGAATTTGATGAAAATGAAAAAGCACTTGTTGCAAGACTGATTCATACAACAACCTGTTTTAATGAGGTTATAGACAATATTTACTTTAGCAAAAACGCGATGCTTAAACTCAAAGATCTGTTGCAAAACAAAGCAAAACTCATTGTTGATACCAATATGATTCGATCAGGATTGAGCCAGTTTTATTTAAATAAGTATGAGAACGAAGTTATCTGTTATGTCAATGAACCCGAAGCTTTTGAAATGGCAGAAAAAAATGCTACAACCCGTTCTTATGCAGCAGTAGAACTTGCAATACAAAAGTTTCAAAACGAGCCTATGGTTTTAGCCTGTGGAAATGCTCCGACGTTTATTTATGCAGCGGTAAATACATTGATAAAAAATAAAGTAAATCTTGAAAATGTCATGTTTTTACTTTTTCCTGTTGGTTTTGTCAATGTGGTCGAATCTAAAGAGTATGGAAAAAAATTTATAGAGCATTTTGGTGCTGAGGGCATTATTCTACAAGGCAGATACGGTGCATCAACGATGGTTGTCGCATCACTGCATGCAGCCTATAAGCTTATAAAAGACTTTGACACAGGGCAAGGAAAATATAATGGCAAGTAG
- the cbiD gene encoding cobalt-precorrin-5B (C(1))-methyltransferase CbiD, whose product MSEKLKSGYTTGTHATAVFLATLYEYFGKLPMQKLSVVLPQGAEALIDVGQKERLCYVSVKGDNDDIDVTKGCEISCKLLKQKPQKIKEQMPSLLKIKNTKVYVYAGEGIGIVTKKGLKISPPHPAINPVPLAMMLENAQSIVKESKEVLYAVFSVKDGEHIAKDTANAKVGVVGGISILGTRGIVKPVSSSAYIDSVTAEIDVAAAESQEEIIFTLGNSAHDFAKKYYNESSIIEIGNFVYDASSRLKKHRIKKLIFITSVAKMCKVAQGFKNTHNKYGSIDFDEVKIWLNSELNFKLGNEEFVTLKGVLQTLPDEYKEPFIKLLGYKSALRLKEWFLELGLHVHEVETITLPNEIKERLKW is encoded by the coding sequence ATGAGTGAAAAACTAAAGTCGGGGTACACAACAGGAACACATGCAACAGCAGTGTTTTTAGCGACTTTGTATGAATATTTTGGTAAGCTTCCTATGCAAAAGTTGTCAGTAGTGTTGCCACAGGGTGCAGAAGCACTTATAGATGTTGGGCAAAAGGAGAGGCTTTGTTATGTTAGTGTTAAAGGTGATAATGACGATATTGATGTAACCAAAGGATGTGAAATTAGCTGTAAACTTTTAAAACAAAAACCGCAAAAGATTAAAGAACAAATGCCCTCACTCCTAAAAATTAAGAATACAAAAGTCTATGTTTATGCCGGAGAAGGGATAGGAATCGTCACAAAAAAAGGGCTGAAAATCAGTCCTCCGCATCCTGCAATAAATCCTGTACCTCTTGCCATGATGCTGGAAAATGCACAAAGTATTGTAAAAGAATCGAAAGAAGTTTTATATGCCGTGTTTAGTGTTAAAGATGGAGAGCACATAGCAAAAGATACGGCAAATGCAAAGGTTGGCGTAGTTGGCGGCATTTCTATTTTAGGTACCCGAGGCATTGTTAAGCCGGTTTCTTCTTCTGCGTATATTGATTCTGTTACAGCTGAAATAGATGTCGCAGCGGCAGAGTCACAGGAGGAAATTATTTTTACTCTTGGTAATTCTGCGCATGATTTTGCGAAAAAATATTATAATGAAAGTTCTATTATAGAGATTGGTAATTTTGTGTATGATGCATCTTCTCGGCTGAAAAAACACAGAATAAAAAAATTGATATTTATAACAAGTGTTGCAAAAATGTGTAAAGTAGCACAGGGTTTTAAAAATACACATAACAAATATGGCAGTATTGATTTTGATGAGGTGAAAATTTGGTTAAATTCAGAACTGAATTTTAAACTGGGCAATGAAGAATTTGTAACCTTAAAAGGAGTTTTACAAACTCTGCCGGATGAGTATAAAGAGCCATTTATAAAACTTTTAGGGTATAAATCTGCTTTGAGATTGAAAGAGTGGTTTTTAGAGCTTGGTTTACATGTACACGAGGTTGAAACAATTACTTTGCCAAATGAGATAAAGGAAAGGCTAAAATGGTAA
- the bluB gene encoding 5,6-dimethylbenzimidazole synthase — MNFTKDDADKLLNIIKARRDVRGNRFINKAVEKEKLNMILEAAISAPSVGYSQPWKFIVISDKNIKQRLIENFDHENTKAKKIFKDNPLYKKLKLEGIKEAPLNIAVLYEPKQGNILGMTSMEKMGEYSVVCAVQNMWLMARALNIGIGWVSILDEKKVLNTLHVKQGSRLIAYLCVGYVDEFYQESELKTLGWEREKLLDKCVTYKN, encoded by the coding sequence ATGAACTTTACAAAAGACGATGCTGACAAACTCTTAAATATTATAAAAGCTAGACGAGATGTCCGAGGAAACAGATTTATAAACAAAGCAGTAGAAAAAGAAAAGCTCAATATGATCTTAGAAGCAGCTATTTCGGCACCTTCTGTGGGTTACTCGCAGCCTTGGAAATTTATAGTCATCAGCGACAAAAACATAAAACAAAGACTTATAGAAAATTTTGACCATGAAAACACAAAGGCGAAAAAAATCTTCAAAGACAACCCTCTTTATAAAAAATTAAAATTAGAGGGCATAAAAGAAGCCCCTCTGAACATTGCTGTACTCTATGAACCAAAACAAGGTAATATTTTGGGAATGACCAGCATGGAAAAAATGGGTGAATATAGTGTTGTCTGTGCCGTTCAAAATATGTGGCTTATGGCAAGAGCCTTAAACATTGGCATAGGTTGGGTGAGCATACTCGATGAGAAAAAAGTGCTCAATACTTTACATGTAAAACAAGGCTCACGCCTTATAGCCTACCTTTGTGTAGGCTATGTAGATGAATTTTATCAAGAGAGTGAGCTTAAAACTTTAGGCTGGGAACGTGAAAAACTTTTAGATAAATGCGTCACATACAAAAATTAA